A single region of the Penaeus chinensis breed Huanghai No. 1 chromosome 41, ASM1920278v2, whole genome shotgun sequence genome encodes:
- the LOC125047677 gene encoding thyrostimulin beta-5 subunit-like: protein MVASTGTGGGILSGGVEGSVGVRVLTATAMLAALLALLMPAAAIDPLSTLECHRRQYTYKVHKTDDNGRMCWDYINVMSCWGRCDSNEIADWKFPYKRSHHPVCMHEETHLTQVTLRNCHDDVAPGTEIYSFHEANRCSCSVCKSSEASCEGLRYRGARRAPRVDVPRG from the exons ATGGTGGCCAGCACAGGGACCGGCGGCGGCATTCTCAGCGGCGGCGTCGAAGGCAGCGTCGGCGTCCGGGTCCTGACGGCGACGGCCATGCTGGCGGCGTTACTGGCACTCCTCATGCCTGCAGCTGCCATcgatcccctctccaccctcgaGTGCCATCGCCGGCAATACACTTACAAG GTCCACAAGACAGATGACAACGGTCGGATGTGCTGGGACTATATCAACGTGATGAGCTGCTGGGGCCGCTGCGATTCTAACGAG ATCGCTGACTGGAAATTCCCATACAAGCGGTCTCACCATCCCGTCTGCATGCACGAGGAAACTCATCTCACGCAG GTGACTCTCCGTAACTGCCACGATGACGTCGCTCCGGGCACGGAGATCTACTCCTTCCACGAGGCCAACCGATGTTCGTGCTCCGTGTGCAAGTCCTCGGAGGCGTCCTGCGAGGGTTTGCGGTACAGGGGCGCTCGCAGAGCCCCTCGCGTTGACGTCCCAAGGGGCTAA